A segment of the Mastacembelus armatus chromosome 7, fMasArm1.2, whole genome shotgun sequence genome:
GAATGGAGTCAATCACTTCTGACATTGTTAGTTCTCTTTGCAGGTCGCATTTTCAGATGAGAGTTACATGTCTCACTTTTAATGTTGCTTCCTTTCTTGTCCCCTTCATCAATCCATCTGCAACATCAGAGACAGTTGGCGCTAAGGTGAGGATCCATGTTGTGGGAAAATACTGACATCCATACACACTCATAAgcatcaaacatgaaaacagcacCAGTCTCTTGGTTTGTTAGCAAAGTGATTGAAAGCACtgtcacttttttctttaatcaatCAGGGCCAGAAAGGTGAACCAGGAGATATTGCAGATGTAAGTATGACTCCTCTGAAGTACATCACAATAAGTAATACAGTAGATAAAACTTCCCTCTCAACTACATTATATACAAACTCATTGGATCGGGGGTTCTTAGGAAGCTGCCATCCATTTACCTCTATGGTTactattttcaatttatttatttaaaataattatcaaATGgaatcagtttgttttctatCTTGGCAAATGTCTAACACGAGCCCATTAATTTGCATAATAATTACCAATATGTGCAcatatttttttgctttgttgaaTTTCGCAACATTAATATTGGCTGTTTGGTAATCTAGGAAACCCAGAACAAGTAtcaatataaattataaatataaatataaattctgTTTATTGCACTTGTCCTGGAGTTTAAACATGTCTCCTAAAGGAAGCTGTTCTTAATGTCAAACTGGACTCtatcaaatgaagaaaaaccCTGCATTCCTTGGACATAATGAACCCAATCAAATCCTCTTAGATCCTCTCAGAAACGTTGCTGCAAGTGCACATGTCAGGTCAGCCAAAACATGGGTTAAAAGGAGGTAATGTTTTTAGCAAAACTCTTTCTGTCAAACGAATCATCAAGTTTTTAGCTTGATGTCCCCCTCCTACAAAGTTGGAATGTACTTTTCTACTTTTAGCTGTTTAGAAGCTGGCACAGTGGGACACTGCATAACAGACAGGTCTTGTAATAAGGACTCATTTACAAGAACAGCCATTTCAgccatttcatttttatctttgtgcAGGTTGTAGGACCAAAAGGACCACCAGGGCCTATGGTAATAATCAAACTGTTCTATTCATTTTattgagatttttaaaaatacagaaaaatacttAGCATGCTTTGCTACACTTATTTAAGCAATGTTTGATGAGGTTGTTCACTGGTGCACAATTCTTGCTCTGAATAGTTTGAGCCCTGCTGTGAATCTTCGTATCATACTGAGACAACCACTTTTGTTTGTGCAGGGCCCCCCAGGTGAGCAGGGACCACGCGGAGAAGCTGGAGCTAAGGGTGATATGGTAAGGAGCAAAAAAACCAGCATCTATGACTACCTACTCAGTACATCATTTCTCTCGCATTAATGTCATGATATGATCACAGAATGTGCCTTCAAAAGGCCATCACATATTGAGCAACAGCAGTTCATCATTATTAGAATTGAATCACCAGTGTGTTCTGTATAGCTTGATATTTCAATCTCATTACTACTGAAGtgtgaaaacatcaaaaatCTAATCACGCACATTCCATGAAGCTGTTTGGGTTATAATCAGAATTAGTACACTGCAGAAAGACCAGAGGAGGAATAAAATACATAACCCAAAATACAGAATGAACCTTGTTAGTTAAAATAACCAAGTGTACAGCAGATGATCTCTGACCTGAAATCTTCCATAACTCTTTTGGTAACAGGTGACTTGGAGAAAATGaccattttctccttttccctaGGGAAATCCTGGACCACGAGGAAGAGATGGTGAACCTGGCATCCCTGGAAACCCCGGACCCCCCGGTCCACCTGGACCACCTGGACAACCAGGGCTTGGAGGAGTGAGTTTCTGTAACACATAGCACAAACAACACTACCTGCATGTGAACATGTTTCTTTCAAGGTAAAAGTCTGTGCATCAGATAACATTTTGATTTGCTGCTGTGTGCCCAGGTAGCTCAGGTGGCATAAACTACATAaactgactgtgtctgtctgctctgtgtttttacagaaCTTTGCTGCTCAGATGGCTGGAGGTTTTGATGAGAAGGCTGGAGGTGCTTCAATGGGTGTGATGCAAGGACCAATGGTAAGTGGAGTTATATGTTAATCAGCAGATCAGTAATcagtaagagtgtgtgtgtgctttctgcAGTGTAGACAACTGATTTGCCAGAGCAACAAAAATTTACTGGCATTCGGCCTGTCATGGAGTTGCTGCTACATAccagtaataaaaaatatactgtaaacgTTGGCTTAGCTGAATGCAATGCTGCCACCTGGTGGCTCAGTAGTTGCAATTCAATAATTTGGGCTGATTTGTAATTTCAAAGTTGCTGTTGACACTAAACCTGAgtcatatttatttgtatttttgggTATGAACCTCTTTAACATATTTCCTAAGAGCAATATTCATAAACTATATTATGATTTATATAGACATAcagattgattttcttttagGTTTTGCAAAGGTTTTGTAGAATAGATGTTTTAGGGCAATATCAATTTTAAATCTGAGGGATATGTTATTTAAATCTTCTGAGCCCAAAATAAAGTTATCACTCTCTCAGTAGCTTTGAATATTGAGTTCATTATTCCAGGTATCCAATTAGTTaaactgtgatttaaaaaaGCTAATTTTTATGTATGTCTTATGTGTCTCTTGCAGGGTCCTATGGGTCCTCGTGGTCCCCCTGGACCTTCTGGATCTCCTGTAAGTACATACATTACGACACTACATCATGATGTGATTGATCATTATAATCAAATACATACTGTGGATATATAGAGAGAAGAATTGTTGGCATAAAGGAATATACTCCTAAGACTGCATTGTCATTTGCACCTGCAGGGACCACAGGGTTTCCAAGGTGCCCCTGGAGAGGCTGGAGAGTCCGGTTCAGCTGTAAGTAATAACTATACCAAAAGGCACCTGGCATCCAGACTTCATCATCACATTTGTGTTACCTATAGGGTGTACCAACAACACCTACTGCCATGTTCATTTTAAgtttattgctgtttattttacacatttagcAGTGTTTATAGTTTGCACCACCTCTCTAGTTGTTGTTATGTGGATTAAATCAGTAGCTATACCTTTGCTTTACAACAGGGACCAATGGGACCTCGTGGGCCACCTGGACCTTCTGGAAAACCAGGAAGTGATGTAAGCACCAAAGCTTAATCTACATTTGAAACCCACTGCTCattaaaagaaagcaaaacatgTCTCTACACTGAGGTCAAATTCCAATGCAAACCACAATTTAATGAACAGAGTAGGAAAAAATTTCTTGCTCTTGTTTCACAGTGACTTAATCAATCCTCCCTTATATACTTGCTCATAATACACTACATGAATCAACAGGAGGCACTATCTATCTCTTAACAGTAGTGATGAATTGATGACATCATCAAACATCGGCTGCATGCTGAAAGAAGCATCCCATCATAGTAAAGTACGGTGGAGATACATCTTACCGTGCAGCTACTGTACACCAACTACTTCGATCACTAATTCTTTCACTTCTCGTTTGTTGCTAGGGTGAGTCTGGCAAACCTGGCAAACCTGGTGATCGTGGACCTGCTGGGCCTCAGGTGAGCAAATAATAATTGATCAAGTGATTATTTCACACTTAAATGCGGAATGCTTCAAAGCTCAGGATTAAAagtgaaaatcaaaaaaaagaaacaaaagacaaattaatgttttttgtttttctttcagggaGCACGTGGATTCCCTGGAACCCCTGGACTTCCTGGAATCAAAGGACACAGGGTGAGTGTTTTAGCTTTTACTGCTAATAGCAGCTCCTTGTAGCTTCTCATTAATTTCACCTGAGGACTGACTGCTGTGTGAGTCCTGATGAAGACcttcatgtttcactgtagggtCATCCTGGCCTGGATGGAGCTAAGGGAGAGAGTGGTGCTGCAGGAGCCAAGGTAGGCTCACCACATTATCATTTGTGACAATATAAATTTAAACAAGTTAAATTAACAAATTACAGatttctgtggttttatttgcttttccaACCTACTTCTATAAACTCTTCTGTTCACTTCTGTTCCTGTCAGGGTGAGTCTGGTGCCCCTGGTGAGAATGGTGCTCCTGGACCAATGGTGAGTTTCctgatttttattgttcttctgcaaacagaaaaaaatagctgAATTATTGCCATGTTTAATCTATTTGCTTCTCAATATAAACTGGTCATGATAAACTGATCAACTGTGTCCTCTGTCATAGGGCCCACGTGGTCTGCCTGGTGAGAGAGGACGCCCAGGAGCTGCTGGTGCTGCAGTGAGTACCAGTGTTCTATCTGCTTCAATCCACTGGGCAGAGACACATTTTACTCTGCAATTTTGAATCTGTTTATAAAACTGAATGTCATGGTGTCTGTATTATGAGGCACAGAACTGACAaatctgtcttttcatttttcagggTGCCCGTGGAAATGATGGCCTCCCCGGTCCTGCTGGTCCACCTGTATGTATCATAGTTCAGCATCTAATTCttccatttcatgttttatttaatatgttatTTTATCAGACATGAAACCTCATCTGCAGATTTCTCTTCTGCCCACAGGGCCCTGTTGGTCCTGCTGGAGCTCCTGGTTTCCCAGGATCCCCAGGAGCCAAGGTCTGTAAGACTGCATTATCATAAATGAATATTTCCCCATAGCAGGCTtcagttattaaaataaaacaataaaagcctGGTTATTGTCTATTAaactatttattgttttttactttACCACTAGTTAAATTCCCACAGATTTCTATAATAATTTCTGGTTGATGTAGATCCTGTAACATAAAACATCAGCTTCAGTAGTGTCTATTCTACAAAGAATACTATGATATTTTTGTTCAGGAGGAACAAGTTGCAGTTTCTTCTCATATCCCTAAAATAAAACTCTATTATTAAATCTGATATGCAGCCCTGTCAATTGGAGACATACTGTGTTATGAGAGAATGATTCCTTAGACAggtgaaaaacacattatctCAGATTGTCCAATACTGAGATACAAATATTGGATATAGAGATtaatgaaaagcaaaacaattttgtttttccacctaTAAATGATAGATTTATTGTGTCCTGCCAGGGAGAAGCTGGTCCTACCGGTTCCCGTGGACCTGAGGGCACACAGGGACCCCGTGGAGAGGCTGGTACCCCAGGATCTCCTGGACCTGCTGGAGCATCGGTTTGTCATCACTTATCCTGACACTAATTACTCATACAACATTcattctaaaaatatttttgttgtttattaatttttaattctGTCTGTGCAGGGTAACCCTGGTACTGATGGTATTCCTGGAGCTAAAGGATCTGCTGTAagtctgctctctctctcttcacataATTTTAATCCTATGTTACCTCATTTACTCACCTTATTTTGctttataatttataatgttAGTATTTTACTTTATTCTTGTCTATCAATCTTATTTATCTTTCTTCCATGAAGGGTGCTCCTGGTATTGCTGGTGCTCCTGGATTCCCTGGTCCCCGTGGCCCACCTGGACCACAGGGAGCTACAGGACCTCTGGGGCCAAAGGGACAGTCTGTAAGTCACTTGGGAATAAGCTAAAACTACATAAAACCTTGTTTCTTATTTATGTTGATTGATTACTTGTTGTTCTTTGTATGTGTAGGGAGACCCTGGTCTTCCTGGATTTAAAGGCGAAACTGGGCCCAAGGGAGAGCTTGTGAGTtgctcagtttgtttttgatttCAGTGAATTTTTGACCATATATGCCTTAACCAGTGGGACATGTCTACTAGATTAAAATAAAGAGTAGATTTACTAAGATACATACATTTTTCCAGGGCCCTGTTGGTCCTCAAGGTGCCCCTGGCCCTGCTGgtgaagaaggaaagagaggagcCAGAGGAGAGCCGGGAGCTGCTGGGCCAATCGGACCACCTGGAGAGAGAGTAAGTATTACAGGATGTACAATAAAATTGGTAGAAGGTGAAGAAATTAAGTGAATGAgttgtttctattttatgcCTATACCTAATCAAAgttgtgtttctttctgtgatCTTTTTCAGGGAGCTCCTGGTAACCGTGGATTCCCTGGTCAGGACGGTCTGGCTGGTGCTAAGGTGGGTCCTGGGTAAAATTACATTGCTAACTTGGACTTGGATCAAACTGATTGGAGCTCACAGGCTAAATCTGTGCCCTTGGCTTTGCAGTACGACAAAGATGCTGCTatgatcacaaaataatttGCAAATTCCTATTTAGCAGGCTGATATTTACAATGTCTTCCTCAGGGTGCCCCCGGTGACCGTGGTGTTCCTGGTGCTGCTGGCCCTAAAGGTGCTACTGGagaccctggacgcacaggagagccTGGTCTCCCTGGAGCTAGAGTGAGTTCTTCATTGTCACTTATTCGCTGCTCATAATTAGACAGATAAGGTTGCAAACTTCTAGTTTTTGTCAAACCAGATGGATATTGCTTGTGacttaatttgattttttgcTTTGTTGAGGTTTTCCTGACTTCCTGAATAATGCTGATGATCTCTAAAATTTCTGCCATAGGGTCTTACTGGCCGTCCTGGAGATGCTGGTCCTCAAGGCAAAGTTGGGCCCACTGTGAGTGCAGTGCTGATCCTTGGACACGATGTCTTATCATGGTTATGAAAAGTGCAGTCCATAATTTCTAAAACAATACAAGTCAATAAAAAAATTCAagcaaaatattttatcatcacTAAACCAAAGTTTACAAGAAATCTGATTCATAATTTGATGCATTTTCATGAAAGCAAATTGTACAAAGTGTCTTAATTATGAAATAATACATTCCCTTTTATGTTTACAGaccttaaaacaaaaaatagaggGGCTGGCCTTGTAATTATGGGCTCTCAGCAGcattttaacacaaaacaacaacagtgtcTTACAGCACAATAAAACTACTGACACGTAAAACTGCAGATAACATCTGAACTCAATAAACAAGACACTGGATTCACcacattttctgaaatgaaagCCTATTATTGACGTTTCCCTGTTATATCACATATTTAACACTACACATTGTTATCTTAGAGTACAATTGATGAGTATAATTGCACACTATGTAATTGTAGCTACAATGGGTCCATATAGCTGACAACTCAACAATGTACATGCTCTTCAAGCAGCCGCAGTGTTTCACAAACAACTTTACAGCCTTTTTTCAGGGTATAATCATAATTAGCACATGCTAGTTTTCAGTTCCAAGTTATAATTTGTAATCTTTCATCTCAGTCCTGATGTGGGATTTTTACCTTGTGCCTTTGACAGGGTGCCCCTGGTGAAGATGGTCGCCCAGGGCCACCTGGTCCTCAGGGAGCCCGTGGACAGCCAGGAGTGATGGGATTCCCAGGACCAAAGGGAGCTAATGTACGTGTGTGCAGGCTTTTATAAAGGATGTGTTGGGGACACTTTACTATtacacacatgtgcatacaGCATTTTTTATACTGATTAATATGCGCTATTGTACAGCTATATCCATATTCTTTGGATATATCATGACCTGGATGATCGAGAATCTCATGTCCACAAATTCAGGATTTAAGTAGCCAGATAACACTACTGTCATTAAGCCTGTTGTACTCGATCTTTAATGTGATTTCTCTTTAACAGGGTGAACCTGGAAAGCCAGGAGAGAAGGGACTTGTGGGCCGTCCTGGTCTGAGAGTAAGTCACGTTTTTGCATACTTTATCTACTTCCAAGCAAGTAAGTTCATCATGTTCTGTCTCCAGACCACTTTCATAATGTAAGTACGCCTCTCTGAACAGGGTCTACCTGGAAAAGATGGTGAAACTGGTGCTGCTGGACCTTCTGGACCTGCTGTGAGTATTTCATTGCAATTAAATTCATCTGAAATTtcataaaattttaattttcattaaatgAAAATCACTTACACTTAGCTGACAGTTGCCATGTGCCTTTGTCATAAACTGATCAACTTTGTTTTGGGCTTTCATAGGGACCtgctggagagagaggagaacaaGGACAGCCTGGACCTTCTGGCTTCCAGGTGAGTTACGGTATTGATATATCCCTAAATATCcctgtaaaaccaaaaataacaaGGCAAAGCTTGAATACTAATATGAGCAGATATCAGTATGTATTAAAGATACAAGAGCAACACACTTCACAGTTCTGGACACTTCTGTGTTATTCACAGTCACCCCAAAGTCAATAACTCTGTCTGGCGATCTATATTTACAGATATCATATAAGATAATCCTTTTGCTGTTGCTTGATAGGGTCTGCCTGGACCAACTGGAGCCCCAGGAGAGTCTGGAAAACCTGGAGACCAGGTGAGTTGTTGGTTTCTCTtcgataaaaaaaaacaaaaaaactcttcaTCCCTTCTGACATAGACTACATGCCAAACTAATGGTATTTTGAGTAGCTTTCTGGTAAAATAAATATGCTATGTGTGACATATATGTGTGGCAACATGCCATAAGactagaaatacaaaaaaagctgtaaatagCCTCTGGTTCAAAAAGGTAACAATAACTTGGTATACTTCATATTAAAGGCTGCTACAGTTCATTCAACTAAGCATCAATATAGAGTAAATATCACATTGTACTTAAATGTGGTACTCCCTGTTGTCATGTGCCATTATACCTAAATCTGGAATAAAAGTGGTGTATCTCTACTCTCTGTAGGGTGTTCCTGGAGAGGCTGGAGCCCCTGGTGCTGTTGGACCCAGAGTGAGTTTCAATGTTCAgactttgtgttttaaaaaacatattagtATTTACACAGCCAGTTATGACTTTCATTTTGTGTTCTACAGGTGATACATGGATAATATGCTTCATCTACATTGgtgttttatatgaaaatgCAAGCACTTTGTCGTCCTTGCCTCACATTATTAAACAGTGTTTAgcatttcctgtttctcctaTTGATCCACTGTGCTTCTGTTTCCTAACAGGGTGAACGGGGTTTCCCTGGTGAGAGGGGTGGTGCTGGACCTCAGGGACTTCAGGGACCACGTGGGCTTCCTGGAACACCTGGAACTGATGGACCAAAGGTCAGTGGATGACTCAAACTGATTTACGATATGAGTATCCTCTATGCAAGATTATTAAGACAGGGGTACTGGTGTTTCAACTATTCCACATATCCAGTGACCAGTCCAGAGGTCACTGTTTCCAGACGAAAGATAGTTGAGGACATAAATAACAACCTGTAAACTACAGTTAACAGTCTTGCATAAATACTTCAGGTTTTGTACAAATTAAATAAGTGAAATGTAAGATGTTAATTAATGGGCTGTTTGTAGATTTTGTTGCCAGGCAGCTGCTTCCTATTGTTTACATGctctatgctaagctaagctaattgaCCGCTGGTGGCAGCTTAACATTTAATATGAGAGTAGTATTGATCTTCTGCCCTAAGCgtcagcaagaaagtgaataagtgtTTTTCCCATAAAGTCAAATTAATTAAGATGAAATGTGCAAACAGAAATAACGATGACCATTCTGGTTTCTTTTTCCTTGGTGAGCATGCTGAACTCAAACCTGTAGTTTTGGTTCTCACTTTCTGAGATGTGACATGTTATAGATGAATGATGAAACTCTTTTCACAGCGTTTATAAAATGATGTATGTATGGTACATCTCTAGCACTGTCAGTAAAAAGAGAAGACCAGCACATCATCGCAGGTTAATTTAAATTAGTTCATAAGAAATGAgcagacatgaaaaaaatacactaaCAGCTGATCTCCTCATTTTAATTCAGGGAGCTATTGGACCAGCTGGTGCTTCTGGACCTCAGGGATCCCCTGGCCTGCAGGGTATGCCTGGAGAGAGAGGAGCCGGTGGCATCCCAGGACCAAAAGGAGACAGAGTGAGTAGTTTCTTGGAAGTAGTTGTAACAGGCTTTTTTTCATTATAACGCATTACCTTCAAGGGTGAAACGGTACATTTGAATAAAGCAGATGTCATGCTTTGTAGTTTCATGTGTGATTAACACGCATCTTTCTTCTTTGTTCAACAGGGTGACAATGGACAAAAGGGACCTGAAGGTGCTCCTGGAAAGGATGGTGCCAGAGTGAGTTCAAAATAAATCCTTGCTGTCTTATTCTGTTTAGTCTGTTATTacagaattacatttttaagcAGGCatcaaaggaaaagaaaaattgtaAGATTTGATATTAGATAAACTCTGTTCTCATCCTCTTATCTCTCCATCCAtgctttcttcttcctcagggTTTAACTGGACCCATTGGTCCACCTGGCCCAGCTGGACCCAATGGTGCTAAGGTAAGAATAACAGTGCTAGGATTTGGATTGTAAAAAGGATAATAATCAGCTGCGTTTAAATTAACTTAGTTGGGTTTACTTTACCTTCAGTATTGTATGTTTGCTTACTTGGTAGGTTTGACtgattaacattaacatttaacatttctctCCTCTACAGGGTGAAACTGGATCTAGTGGACCCAATGGTGCTCCTGGTGCTCGTGGTGCTCCTGTAAGTGCAGTATCACTTTTTCTCATATTCTGAGGGTCATATTTATGTGTCACTGTATGCAGTATACACCAGAAAATAATCAGCTGGTGTGTGAGAAGGGGCTCAAAGTAATGGACTTCTGTCTTAATAAAAGATCTAGTGGACACAGAAGcatgaatattttaatgtttatccATTTTGTGCGTTCTATTTTTATAATATGTCCTACTTATATATCATATTTAACTTGATTTGACTACAAATTGAGAAGAAACGTGTTTACTCCAGATGTTTCCCATTCAGAATTATGTAATATAAATACAAGTCTTGGCTTTAGGTAAACTGATTTAGATTGTAAGAGGTAAGGCTAAGGAGTTTTCATAAAACTGCTGAGAACAGTAACATAGTGGTGAATATGAAGGGAGAACAGGATTATGAACAGATTGTACAATACCCATgccattttgtttctgtgcaaTTACCTATTAACATTTCTACAAGTTATTCTGGTTTACCAAGAATCCTGTATACTGGGAAATGGATGTGGAGATTTTGCaaggctgtttttatttttaacaaaagcCAATAAACACAGTGTTTCAGACAGTTTTTGAAACAATACTAAGTAACTAAAATCACTGAGTAACTAATATTACTCTCTCGACACACGCTTGCTCTAACCATCAACCTCTGCTGTCTTCTTGTAGGGTGACCGTGGTGAGGGTGGTCCTCCTGGGCCTGCTGGTTTTGCCGGACCACCTGTAAGTAAAGTCAATGCAATAGCTTTTGTTAAAATGAGATGCtgggaaaatgtatttttaaaaattgtcttCACTAATATTGTGTCAATATTATTGTTTGATTAAACTATCTAGGGTGCAGATGGTCAGCCTGGTGCAAAGGGAGAGCTTGGTGAGGCTGGACAGAAGGGAGAGGCTGGTTCTCCTGGGCCTCAGGGACCATCTGGGGCCCCAGGACCTATGGTGGGTATTTGACCTGAAAATAATCCTTTCAAAAGAGATGCAGTATCTTAAGTGAAATCTGTGCTTTTACATTCAGTAGAGTGCAATATAAACATA
Coding sequences within it:
- the col2a1a gene encoding collagen, type II, alpha 1a gives rise to the protein MFSFVDSRTVLLLVASQVVLLSVVRCQEEDDQEAGPCIQEGQQYNDKDVWKPEPCRICVCDSGAVLCDEIICEEIKECANPIIPSGECCPICPADATAPIETVGAKGQKGEPGDIADVVGPKGPPGPMGPPGEQGPRGEAGAKGDMGNPGPRGRDGEPGIPGNPGPPGPPGPPGQPGLGGNFAAQMAGGFDEKAGGASMGVMQGPMGPMGPRGPPGPSGSPGPQGFQGAPGEAGESGSAGPMGPRGPPGPSGKPGSDGESGKPGKPGDRGPAGPQGARGFPGTPGLPGIKGHRGHPGLDGAKGESGAAGAKGESGAPGENGAPGPMGPRGLPGERGRPGAAGAAGARGNDGLPGPAGPPGPVGPAGAPGFPGSPGAKGEAGPTGSRGPEGTQGPRGEAGTPGSPGPAGASGNPGTDGIPGAKGSAGAPGIAGAPGFPGPRGPPGPQGATGPLGPKGQSGDPGLPGFKGETGPKGELGPVGPQGAPGPAGEEGKRGARGEPGAAGPIGPPGERGAPGNRGFPGQDGLAGAKGAPGDRGVPGAAGPKGATGDPGRTGEPGLPGARGLTGRPGDAGPQGKVGPTGAPGEDGRPGPPGPQGARGQPGVMGFPGPKGANGEPGKPGEKGLVGRPGLRGLPGKDGETGAAGPSGPAGPAGERGEQGQPGPSGFQGLPGPTGAPGESGKPGDQGVPGEAGAPGAVGPRGERGFPGERGGAGPQGLQGPRGLPGTPGTDGPKGAIGPAGASGPQGSPGLQGMPGERGAGGIPGPKGDRGDNGQKGPEGAPGKDGARGLTGPIGPPGPAGPNGAKGETGSSGPNGAPGARGAPGDRGEGGPPGPAGFAGPPGADGQPGAKGELGEAGQKGEAGSPGPQGPSGAPGPMGPTGVTGPKGGRGAQGPPGATGFPGAAGRVGPPGPNGNPGSTGPAGAAGKDGPKGARGDPGTPGRQGDAGLRGPPGPQGEKGQPGEDGPPGADGPAGPQGLAGSRGIVGLPGQRGERGFPGLPGPSGEPGKQGSPGSAGDRGPPGPVGPPGITGPAGEPGREGTAGSDGPPGRDGAVGVKGERGNTGPAGAPGAPGAPGPPGPVGPLGKQGDRGEAGAQGPAGPAGPAGARGMAGPQGPRGDKGEAGETGERGQKGHRGFTGLQGLPGPPGPAGDSGSAGPAGPSGAKGPPGPVGPAGKDGSNGQPGPIGPPGPRGRSGETGPAGPPGNPGPPGPPGPPGPGIDMSAFAGLGQTEKGPDPLRYMRADEASSSLRQHDVEVDSTLKSLNSQIENLRSPDGSQKNPARTCRDLKLCHPEWKSGDYWVDPNIGSTADAIKVYCNMETGETCVYPSIAKVPQKNWWTSKSKDRKHIWFGETMNGGFHFSYAQDGPAATAASVQLTFLRLLSTEASQNLTYHCKNSIAYMDHTTGNLKKALLLQGSNDVEIRAEGNSRFTYSVLEDGCKKHTGQWGKTVIEYKTQKTSRLPIVDIAPLDIGGAGQEFGVDVGAVCFL